The Macadamia integrifolia cultivar HAES 741 unplaced genomic scaffold, SCU_Mint_v3 scaffold1527, whole genome shotgun sequence genome has a segment encoding these proteins:
- the LOC122064118 gene encoding plastidal glycolate/glycerate translocator 1, chloroplastic-like isoform X2, whose protein sequence is MVKSTSNEDESVSVRFQSVIKILHLLLSLGIIMAMDKFLERVFVAVAIKFPSALFGMFFVFSILMIFDSVLPSAATILINFFEPANMFIQRWLPVFYVPLLVVLPLSVKGIPAASGVKICFIIVGGWLASLSVAGYTAITIRKIVKTEMIAAEPMPKASPFSKFEVWSWTGMFLASFISAFLYPTALGTNARTCLPFLLAATVLGYMVGSGLPSDIKMVFHPIICCGLSAYLVALAFGYLSKSGVDAVLGYYLTKVSSNPGAGDILMEFLGSVIISFAFSMFKQRKLVKRHATEIFLSVIISSLFSLYSTAIIGRLVGLEPTLTISILPRCITVALALSIVSFFEGVNASLTGAAVILTGLVGANFVQAMLDKLRLNDPIARGLAAASRKILGLLINEVAP, encoded by the exons ATGGTGAAATCTACGAGCAATGAGGATGAGAGTGTCTCCGTTAGGTTTCAGAGT GTTATTAAAATTTTGCATCTGCTACTTTCGCTCGGAATCATTATGGCAATGGATAAATTTTTGGAACGGGTTTTTGTAGCCGTGGCTATCAAGTTTCCGAGTGCCCTTTTCGGGATGTTCTTTGTGTTTTCCATCCTGATGATTTTTGATTCTGTACTCCCTTCTGCTGCAACAATTTTGATAAACTTCTTCGAGCCAGCAAATATGTTTATTCAGAGGTGGCTTCCAGTGTTTTATGTTCCTCTTTTGGTGGTTTTGCCTCTGTCTGTGAAAGGTATCCCTGCGGCTTCAGGGGTCAAGATATGTTTCATCATAG TTGGGGGTTGGCTGGCTTCACTTTCTGTTGCTGGTTACACAGCAATAACCATAAGAAAGATTGTTAAGACAGAAATGATAGCTGCCGAACCTATGCCAAAAGCGTCCCCATTCTCAAAATTTGAAGTGTGGTCTTGGACTGGAATGTTCCTTGCATCATTTATTTCTGCATTCCTATATCCGACAGCACTTGGGACAAATGCAAGAACATGCCTGCCTTTCCTACTTGCAGCTACTGTGTTAGGCTACATGGTTGGTTCTGG GTTGCCCTCTGATATCAAGATGGTGTTCCACCCAATAATTTGTTGTGGACTATCAGCGTACTTGGTGGCTCTAGCTTTTGGGTATTTATCAAAGTCTGGAGTGGATGCTGTTCTAG GATATTATCTCACGAAAGTTTCATCCAACCCTGGAGCTGGTGACATTCTGATGGAATTTTTGGGATCTGTTATTATTTCTTTTGCCTTTTCAATGTTCAAACAGAGAAAG CTTGTCAAGAGGCATGCGACAGAGATTTTCTTATCCGTGATCATCTCGTCATTATTCTCATTGTATTCAACTGCGATCATAGGGCGTCTTGTTGGCCTGGAACCCACTTTGACTATATCAATTTTGCCTAGATGTATAACAGTTGCATTAGCTCTCAGCATTGTCTCATTTTTTGAAG GTGTCAATGCATCTCTCACAGGCGCTGCAGTTATTCTAACTGGTCTTGTGGGTGCAAACTTTGTACAAGCAATGCTTGACAAACTTCGTTTGAATGATCCTATAGCTCGAGGATTAGCAGCAGCATCTAG GAAAATACTTGGGCTGTTGATAAATGAAGTGGCTCCCTAA